The stretch of DNA TTATGCTGATGGTAGTGACGAAAAAGAAGCGATTAACGCAATTACAGAAGTCTTATCTAAAGAAGGATTAACAAAATAATGTCAAATATTATTAAGGGAATTGCAGCTTCAGATGGTGTTGCTATTGCCAAAGCATATCTGCTCGTGGAACCGGACTTAAGTTTTACGGATACGCAGACGACACAACCTGAAGCGGAAATTCAAAAATTCAATGAAGCCATTAAAAGCTCTAAAATCGAATTAACTAAAATTCGTAACCATGCAGAAGAACAACTCGGCCCAGATAAAGCGGCGATTTTTGATGCACATTTATTGGTTTTAGATGACCCTGAATTAATTCAACCGATTGAAGATAAAATTAAAAATGAAAATGCGAGTGCACCTCATGCGCTTACAGAAGTGACACAAAATTTCATTACGATTTTCGAATCAATGGACAATGAATATATGAAGGAACGTGCGGCGGATATTCGCGATGTTTCAAAGCGTGTATTAGCGCATATTTTAGGTGTTGAACTACCGAATCCGAGCATTATAGATGAGAGTGTCGTCATCGTGGGGCATGACTTGACACCGTCAGATACAGCACAACTTAATAAACAATATGTGCAAGGTTTTGTAACGAATATTGGAGGACGGACTTCACACTCGGCTATTATGAGTCGTTCATTAGAGATTCCTGCTGTAGTCGGGACAAAATCGATTACAGAAATCGTGCAACAAGGCGATATGATTATCATTGATGGTTTAACTGGGGATGTTATTGTTAACCCTGCAGATGATGAAATTAAGGCGTATCAACATAAACGTGAGATGTACTTTGCAGATCGTGAAGCGTTGAAACAATTGCGCGATGAAGTTTCAAAAACAAAAGATGGGCATGAAGTTGAACTCGCTGCTAACATTGGGACACCAAACGATTTAGAAGGTGTAAAAAACAATGGTGCAGAAGGGATTGGCTTGTATCGTACTGAGTTTCTTTATATGGGACGCGACAATATGCCATCTGAGGATGAGCAATTTGAAGCGTATAAAAAAGTACTAGAATCAATGGAAGGGAAACGCGTTGTCGTACGTACGCTAGACATCGGTGGGGATAAAGAATTACCATACCTCAACCTTCCAGAAGAAATGAACCCATTCCTTGGCTATCGTGCGATACGACTTTGTTTAGATCAGCAAGATATTTTCCGTCCGCAATTGCGTGCATTGTTAAGAGCTTCTGTATACGGTAAATTGAATATTATGTTTCCAATGGTTGCAACGATTCAAGAATTCCGTGATGCAAAAGCGTTACTGCTTGAAGAAAAAGAAAACTTGAAGCAAGAGGGTGTTGAAGTCAGCGATGATATTGAATTAGGAATCATGGTTGAAATTCCTTCGACTGCGGCTTTAGCGGATGTGTTTGCAAAAGAAGTTGATTTCTTCAGTATCGGTACTAACGATTTAATTCAATATACGATGGCGGCTGACCGTATGTCAGAACGTGTGTCATATCTTTATCAGCCATACAATCCATCAATTTTGCGTTTAATCAAGCAAGTCATTGACGCCTCACATCAAGAAGGAAAATGGACAGGCATGTGTGGTGAAATGGCGGGAGATGAAACAGCCATTCCACTATTAGTTGGCTTAGGACTAGATGAGTTTTCTATGAGTGCCACTTCTATTTTGAAAGCACGTCGTCAACTGAAAAATCTAAGTCGTACTGAAATGGTACAACTGGCTGATCGTGCATTGAATTGTGCGACAGTTGATGAAGTTGTAGCACTCGTAAAAGCTTATACAAGCGAAGCATAACGACAACGAACAACTAAAAATGTAATCGCATAAAACAGACAGGTGAAAAATCGTAATGATTTCTTCACCTGTCTGTTTTAATAGGGCACAAAATGAAAAACGGACCAAGCCATTCCGCTCGTCCGTTTTTGATAGTAATAAAAAACTGACCGCACCCGCCAAAGTGACTTCAAAAAAATGAACAGGTGCGCATCATCAATTTAAGAAGTCGTGTCAGTTAATCAATGCCAACTTTTTGATTTAATTCATCCAAATCAACTTGGTACATCGGTACATTGTCAATTAAAATAAATGGCGTTGAAAACGCGTCGCGGGCAATCATTTCGTTTCTAAAAGTGGGATTTGCAATATTTCTCTCCTCGAAAGTGACACGGTGTGCTGCAAGATGTTGTTTAACAAATGCACAAGGTGGGCAATCATTTTGTGTATAAAGAATAACTTCTGGCATGGTTCAGCCTACTTTCTTTAGTCATGATTGTTACATCGTAATGGAAAGATTTATAAAAAGCAAATCAAGTGCCTAAATAAAAATGACAAATTTTAGTCTTGTCAATAAATTGTCATTGCATAAATGAACAAATTTATATTAAACCATCTGATTGATTGTATATAATTAATGGACATTTTGAATATGTTTAAAGGAGGAAATGACATGGATGCAGTGGATATTAGCCGCTTTTTGACTGGCATGACACTCGCAGTCCACATTATTTTTGCAACAATTGGTGTGGGTATGCCCCTTTTCTTTGCAATTGCAGAATTTATCGGCATTAAAAAGAAAAGTGCTCAATATATAGCATTGGCCCAACGCTGGGCTAAAGGATATACGATTACTGTAGCCGTCGGTGTAGTGACAGGAACGGTAATCGGACTACAATTATCATTATTATGGCCAACTTTTATGCGAATTGGTGGACACGTGATTGCATTACCATTATTTATGGAAACTTTTGCGTTTTTCTTTGAGGCTATTTTCTTAAGTATTTATTTATATACTTGGAATCGTTTTAAAAATCAATGGATACATTTTCTAATGAGTATTCCAGTAATCATAGGCGGGACATTTTCAGCCCTCTTCATCACATCGGTGAATTCATTTATGAATACGCCTGCAGGTATGGAATTTAAGGGCGGTAGAATGGTAAATGTTGATCCGATTGAAGCGATGTTTAATGCTTCGTTTTTTGTACGGTCTTTTCATGTCGTTACAACAGCATTAATGACTATGGCATTTATTTTGGCAAGTATTGCCGCGTTTAAATTGCTTAAAAACAAAGTTGTAAAAGATCGGGCTTATCATCAAGCCGCTTTAAAAATGACGATGATTGCAGGTCTGATATTTTCTCTCTTGTCTATGTTAGCAGGCGATTTATCAGCAAAATTTTTACACCAGGTACAACCAGAAAAACTAGCCGCATATGAATGGCATTTTGATACGGCATCTCGGGCTGACTTAGTATTATTTGGCGTTTTAGATGAATCCACTCAGGAAGTTAAAGGTGCCTTGCATATCCCAGGTGCGTTAAGTTTTCTGTCAGATTCGAGCTTTGACACAGAAGTTAAAGGTTTAAATGATTTTCCTAAGGATGAATTACCACCATTAATTGTTCATTATTTCTTTGATTTAATGGTATTCTTCGGTATATTTTGTTTTGTTGTTTCATTCGCGTATGTGGTGATGTTATGGATTAAAAAGCGCAATCCACAACATCAATTTTTATTGTATACGATTCTATTAACAGGACCCGCTGCAATGCTAGCGATTGAATTTGGTTGGTTTTTGACAGAGTTAGGACGTCAACCATGGATCATTAGAGGATTTTTAAAAGTGCAAGATGCAGTAACGGATGCAAATGGCCTAGTATTTGTGACGATTCTCTTTGCTATTTTATATTTTGTACTTTTATTTTCAGCGACATATGTTCTTCTTAAAATGTTTAAAAATAAAACAGCTCATGAACATATTGAACATTTAAATCGTAATCGAGGTGAAGCATGATGAATTATGAACTCGTTGGCATTTCGGTGCTATGGCTTTTCTTATTTGGTTACATCATCGTTGCTTCTATTGATTTTGGCGCAGGTTTTTTCTCCCTGCACGCTAAATTATTTAATCAATCTCATCAGATTAACCATTTAATTCAGCGCTATTTAAATCCTGTATGGGAAGTCACAAATGTATTCTTTGTCTTTTTCTTTGTCGGTATTGTTGGATTTTTTCCTGATACGGCCTACTACTATGGTACAGTACTGTTAATCCCAGGTTCGATCGCTTTAATTCTATTATCGATTAGAGGGGCATTTTATGCATTTGAAAATTATGGCCAAGATAGTAAATTATCGTGGTTAATGCTTTATGCAGTCTCAGGTTTGTTGATTCCCGCTTCATTATCAACCGCATTAACAATTTCAGAAGGGGGTTTTATTAAAGAAACGGCGACGGGTAAAATTGATTTAAACTGGACAGCACTGTTGTTGAACCCGTATGGTTGGGCTGTTGTATTTTTAGCACTTGTTTCAGTCTTATATATTTCATCTGGGTTTTTGACATTTTATGCACATCGCGCACATGATCACAATGCTTACGAGTTAATGAGAAAATGGTTTCTAATGTGGGGACCACCGATGATGTTTATTTCATTATTTGTCTTTTTGTCCTTACGTGTGCAAAATGAAGCACACTTTAATTCAGCAGTATGGGACTATGGCTGGTTATTTATTTTAAGCTTCATTGCTTTTATTGCGGCAGGCATTTTAACATATATGAAAAAGGCACACGGCATAGCATTTATATTCGTAATTATCCAAATTGGAACGGCCTTTTTTGGTTATGGTTTAAGTAAATTACCGTATATTCTGTATCCGTACATTCAGATTAAGGATGCTGTGACAAGCGATGGCATGGCTGTCGTATTAATCATTGCGTTTATTGGTGGTTTGCTCTTACTTTGTCCTTCGCTTTTCTTCATATTTAAATTATTTGTATTTGATAAAGATTATGTCCGTGGTAAAAAGTAAGGAGCTATCGTCTCGTACATGAACATTCACATGATGAAACCATGCATCTTCCTGTGTTTTGTAGTAAGATAAGAGTGTCATTTGCTGAGGTGTAGTTTTGAGAATGAACAGAAATGGACTTGGGCATGTATCCGCGTTTTGAAGTTGACCATAGTAGGTTGGGATATGACGGGAGAGGTATGATGTCAGGGCACAGGAGCTGCCTGATTGCTTGATTTACTTTCATAATTTGCAACGTGTACCGACTTTTCTTTATGGGAGAAAACGATGATAAAGGATACTTGTCTCATTCATAAACTGCTTTCCTCACAGCGTATAATTTAATTTTGACTTCAGGAGGTCAAACATGGATAAAGAATATGTAGTCATTGGTCTAGGTCGATTCGGTGGGAGTATTGTTAGAGAGCTGAACGCACTAGATATGGATGTTATGGCGATAGATAAAGATGAAAATCGTGTGGACGAATATAGTGATATTGCGACGCATGCGGTTGTTGCAGATACAACAGATGAAGCAGTAATGAAAAGTTTAGGAATTAGAAACTTTGACCATGTCATTGTCGCGATTGGTGAAAATATTCAGGCGAGTACACTGACGACCCTTATCCTTAAAGAATTAGGTGTAAAAAAAGTAACGGCTAAAGCACAAAATGATTATCATGCGAAAATTTTAAATAAAATTGGTGCAGACACAGTCGTGCATCCTGAAAGAGATATGGGAAGACGCATTGCGCATAACGTAGCAAGTGCGTCAGTATTGGATTATCTAGAGCTTTCTGATGAACACTCAATCGTTGAGATTAAAGCCAGCGAAACGATGGCAGGTCAAACGTTGATTGGCTTAGATATAAGAGCAAAGTTTGGAATTAACATTATTGCGATTAAAAGAGGAAAAGAAATTATTGTGGCGCCTGCAGCGGACATGGCCTTAGAATTTGATGATATTTTAATTATGATTGGTCATGATAATGATTTAACACGTTTTGAAAAGAAGATGGCGCATTAAAATCTAAATTAATTTATTCAAAAAGAACCGATTAAGAAAAATTATTTTTCCTTAATCGGTTTTTTACGACCTAGACAATGTTATGTCAGACTTACTTTTCATTGACTTTCATTATGACTGGTAAAATCATAGGTTTACGTGCTGTTTTTTCAAATAAATAAGGTTGCAACGTTTCGATAATAGAAGATTTAACTTGATGCCATTGGATATTATCATTGTTATTCAATTTATAAATGACGTCTTGTTTAATTTTCTTTTGAGCATCATAAATCAATTGACCGGATTCACGCATATAGACGAAGCCACGTGAAATAATATCTGGACCTGATAATAATTGCTTTTTATTAAAGTCAATGCTGACGACGACAATTACTAAGCCTTCTTCAGAGAGCAGTTTACGATCTCGAATAACGACGTTACCGATATCACCAATACCACTTCCATCGACTAAAACGTTACCTGAAGGAATACGTCCAGCTGTTCGCGCGCTATCTCGTGTTAATGCGAGCACATCCCCAATATCATGAATAAAGACATTTTCTTCAGCGACACCACAGTCCACACCTGTTTGTCCGTGTGCAACGAGCATACGATATTCACCATGGATGGGTAAGAAGTATTTAGGTCGAATGAGGCGTAACATTAATTGTTGATCACCTTGAGAACCATGTCCCGATGTATGAATATTTGAGATTTTACTATGGATTACTTCAGCGCCTGCTTGATATAACGCATTGATTGTTCGGTTAATGCTTTTCGTATTTCCAGGAATTGGCGAAGAACTAAAGACTACTGTATCGTCCGGAATAATTTTAATTTGTTTATGTGTCCCATTAGCAATACGAGATAACGCTGCCATCGGTTCACCTTGAGAGCCTGTACATAAAATCAATAACTCATGCTTTGGAATGCTATTGATTTTATTCGGTTCTACGAATGTTTCTGGGGGTGCTTTAATGTAACCTAATTCTGTACCAATTTTAATGTTATTTTCCATTGAGCGACCGAATGTTACGATTTTTCGGTTGTACTTAACAGCAGCTTCAACGGCTTGTTGAACACGGTATATATTTGAAGCAAAAGTGGCAAAGATAATACGTCCCGTACAGTTACGGAAAATTTTATCAACATTTTGACCGACTTCGCGTTCGCTTAATGTAAAATCTGGTACAAGCGAGTTCGTTGAATCAGACAGTAAACATAGCACGCCTTCATCACCCAATTGGGCCATTCTTCCAATATTCGCAGGTGCGCCAACAGGTGTGAAATCAAACTTAAAGTCACCTGTGTGAATGATTTTGCCTTCAGGTGTATCGACAATGACACCGTATGTTTCTGGAATACTATGCGTTGTTAAATAAAAACTCGTCTTAAAATGTTTCGACGTAATGACTGTATCTTCTGTGATTTCGATGAGCTTTGCTTGTCGTAACAAATGATGTTCTTCTAATTTATTTCGTATGAGGCCGAGTGCAAGCGGACCACTGTAAATAGGCACATTAATCTTTTTGAGCAGGTAGGGCACACCACCGATATGATCTTCGTGACCGTGTGTAATGACTAAACCGACTATTTTATCTTGGTTTTGTTCAAGATACGTATAGTCCGGTATGACATAATCAATACCGAGCAAATCATCATCGGGGAATTTAATTCCTGCATCAATGATTAAAATTTCATCTTGATACTCGACAGCATAAGTGTTTTTACCAATTTCACCTAGACCGCCGAGGGCATATACACCGACTTCATTTTTTTGAAGTTGTTTCATTATTGTGCGCGCTCCACATTAAAATGATCGGATTGTTGTTCATATTCTAAATGTGCGCCCTCTAATTTAGTTATGAATTCAATATTATAATTTCGTTCTTTTAAGTAACGACGAACTTGTTCTTCAGATCTTGCTTCAACATAAAGTGTTTGTGTATTTTCACGAACGATTACTTCATCACGATTATGTTGATAAAAAACTTTAAAAATTGACATTTATTTTTTCCTCCTAAGTTGGATACCTTAACTTTGTATAGATACGTTGCGTCAACACATGAAAGGCAATGAAAATAAAAAATATGAATCGAATTTGTAATCCATTCACGTGCTACATCATTCCATTCATCCGTCACTCGCCATTTTATGTGTCATGCAATGTTTTGATTTCCGTTCTAGATTGAGCGTATGGCCATATGCGCACACAGCCCATTTGGTTTTATTTTACATGAAGTCATCGAATAAATAAAGCGGAATGTGATAAACTAGAGACTATCTAATGATTAAATGGAGAGAATATCATTTGAAATTCACAAAATAGGTGATGAAGATGAAAAGTGTGACGCAACTACTGGAAGAAATTAAAGAAGAACGTAACAGACAGGATAAGTTTTTGAGTGAAATTCGGTTTGAAATTAGAATTAATGAAGTGACGATGTTTTTTGAATACGAAGAAGTGCAAACGCCACAAGCCGACCATTATTTTATAAGACACCATCATGACCCAGAAGTTTTAGACATAGAAACATTTGAAAAACTGAAAAAAGCATTAGATAACGAGGGGATTCGATACAAACAACGTAAAGATATGTTTATGTAATGACGAGGTGATCGAAAAAGAATCATCTTTTATATTGACATTGACAATGAAAACAATCAAAAAAAGCGCCTTTGTTTAAAGAAATGCAAGTCGAAGTATAGAAATAGGGATATCATTTTAATCCGTAGTCGGGCGATTGCAGCCATTGGGGGTAGTGAAAGGGAACGTATCCATCTTTTCACCACCCCATCTTTTTTCTTGGATTCGATTTTCGTCCCGATTGCTGAACTGTCCGTTATCTTTGTCCGGGTATGTTCATGCAAAGTAAAAGGGGATTTGTTTCGTAAAATGAATAAAAAAGGCGTACATGAGGCTTTCCTTATCAAAGAAAGCGCCATGTACGCGAATGTTAATGTGAACCTAACGAAGAGTGACTTGTTAAACTTCTACTGCACCGTCTTTAGGTTGTAAAGGGTGTTTGGAATCGATGTGATCATAAAATAAAACGCCGTTAAGATGATCGAGTTCATGTTGAACGACAATTGCAGCATACCCTTTCAACCGCAAATTTATTTCATTTCCTTCAATATCATAGCCTTTTAATTTGATACGATAATGGCGGTGTACTAAACCGGGGATATCTTCATCAACACTTAGGCATCCTTCGCCCGTTGGTAAATAAGCGTCTTGAACACTGTGACTGACAATTTTAGGGTTGATGATACCAAAATCATAGGCATGACCTTCGCCATCATCGGGGAGATAAATAGCGAACATGCGCTTTGGTACATTGATTTGTGGCGCAGCTAACCCCACACCGCTACGTAATTGATATTTTTCAGCTATTTCAGGATCTTGACTATTTTTTAAAAACAATTGCATCTCCTTTAAAGTCTGTTTATCTTCTTCAGTTAAAGGGAACTCCACTTCTTTTGCGCGTTGGCGCAATGTCGGATGTCCATCTCTAATAATATCTTTCATTGTTAACATTTTTGACACCTTCCTTATTGAATAATATATCAAAAAATAGAGGACAAGTGATAGTCCGAGGTTTGAAATCAAATGGAGCAGGCGAGGAAATGCGTTGAGATAGGATTTGAAAGTGACAATGACTGAATCGATAAAACGAAGAAGTGCATGTAAAAGTGAATGATTATTTGAATTATGCTGTTTTTTTCATTAATATTACCATTGACAAGATGAAGGAGGAAGCAAAATGAAATTTAAAAAAACAATGGGCACTGCAGTCCTAGCAGCTGTATTATTGGCTGGCTGTAACAAAGATAGTGAGTACATTCAGAAATACAATGATGAATTTGATAAAATGCAAAAAGCTGAGGCGCCTACCGAGCAAATTAACAAAGAACTGAACAAACTTGAAAAAGAGAAAGAAAAATTGTCTAAAGAAATCAGTGGACAAGATATTTCTAAAGTGCAAGCACAGGTCGATAAAGTTCTCGATAATGCAAAAGAACGTGAGAAACAATTGGAAAAAGAAGCAAGTACAATTCAAAATTCAGAAAAAGCTTTTAAAGAAATGAAGGCGGAGTCAAAACAAATTGAAGATAAAGATGTCAAAAAAGAATTTGATCAATTGAATGCAGCGATTGAAGACAAAAATAAAAAGCATGATGCGTATATCAAAGGCTATCAAAATATCATTAATAAAGAGAAAGATTTATTTAGTTATTTTAAATCGAAAACGGGTACACAAGCAGAAGTGGATCAACGTTCTAAAGCATTAGCAGACGCGCAAAAAGAGATGCAGAAAAAAGTTGATGACTACACGAAAGCCATTCGAAAAGTTCAAACAGAAAAACAAGATGTAGATGAAATCGCTAACAAATAACTATAACAGTTTGGAGAAAAAGGTGTAACAGTTGCCTTTACTGTTGTGATAGCAAGTGTTACAGAACTTTGTTAAAACTGTTTAACAGTTATATATTTTGTGTTACACTAGAGTGAGTCGAATATTATTTAATTTATAAACGGGAAAGGTATGGTGAATTGCATGGTTACTAAGTTAAACCACCAATTCGATGCTGAAAAAGTATTGAAAGATACTGAGTCGAAATTTGAAATGGTTCAAATTTTAGATGCAGATGGGAATGTAACAAATGAAGATTTACTTCCGGACTTATCGGATGAGCAGTTGGTTGAGTTAATGAGAAGAATGGTATGGACACGTATTTTAGACCAACGTTCAATTTCATTAAACAGACAAGGGCGCTTAGGATTTTATGCACCGACTGCAGGTCAAGAAGCTTCACAACTTGCTTCACAATTTGCATTAGAAAAAGAAGACTTCATTCTTCCTGGTTATCGTGATGTGCCACAATTGATTTGGCACGGTTTACCTTTAACTAAAGCTTTCTTATTCTCTCGCGGACATTTTATAGGTAATCAAATGCCTGAAGGTGTCAATGCATTAAGTCCACAAATCATTATCGGGGCACAATACGTTCAAACTGCTGGTGTAGCATTAGGTCTGAAAAAACGAGGTAAAAAAGCTGTTGCAATCACTTATACAGGTGACGGTGGTTCCTCACAAGGTGATTTTTATGAAGGAATTAACTTTGCATCTGCGTATAAAGTACCTGCAATTTTCATTATTCAAAATAACAACTACGCCATTTCAACGCCACGTGAGAAACAAACGGCTGCAAAAACATTAGCTCAAAAAGCAGTTGCAGTAGGTATCCCAGGTATTCAAGTTGACGGTATGGACGCTTTAGCTGTATATCAAGCAACAAAAGAAGCGCGTGATCGAGCAATTAATGGTGAAGGGCCAACATTGATTGAAACGATGACGTATCGTTACGGACCACATACGATGGCAGGGGACGATCCAACTAAATACAGAACTTCAGATGAAGATTCAGATTGGGAGAAAAAAGACCCGTTGGTACGCTTCAGAAAATTCTTAGAAAACAAGGGCTTATGGTCTGAAGAAAAAGAAAATGAAGTGATTGAGCAAGCTAAAAAAGAAATTAAAGCAGCAATTAAGGAAACAGATGGCACTGAAAAACAAACAGTGACTGCATTGATGGGTATCATGTATGAAGAGATGCCTGCCAACTTAAAAGAGCAATATGAAATCTACAAAGAGAAGGAGTCGAAATAAGCCATGGCACAAATGACAATGGTTCAAGCGATTAACAATGCGCTAGCAACTGAACTTAAAAACGATGAAAATACTTTGTTATTTGGTGAAGATGTAGGTGTAAACGGCGGTGTTTTCCGTGTAACAGAAGGGTTACAAAAAGAATTCGGTGAAGATCGCGTATTTGATACACCTTTAGCAGAATCAGGAATTGGTGGTTTGGCGTTAGGACTTGCTACTCAAGGCTATCGTCCAATTATGGAAATCCAATTTTTAGGTTTCGTATTTGAAGTGTTCGACTCTGTTGCAGGTCAAATTGCACGTCATCGTTTCCGTTCTGGCGCTTCAAAAACTGCGCCGATTACAATTCGTACGCCATTCGGTGGTGGGGTTCATACACCTGAATTACACGCAGATAATTTGGAAGGAATTTTAGCGCAATCACCAGGTTTAAAAGTCGTGATTCCTTCTGGTCCTTATGATGCAAAAGGATTATTGATTGAAAGTATCCGCAGTAATGACCCGGTTGTTTACTTAGAACACATGAAACTTTACCGCTCTTTCCGTGAAGAAGTGCCTGAAGAAGCCTATACAATTGAAATTGGTAAAGCCAACGTTAAACGTGAAGGAACAGATTTAACGATTATTAGCTATGGGGCAATGGTACAAGAATCATTAAAAGCTGCTGAAGAACTCGAAAAAGACGGTTACTCTGTTGAAGTCATCGATTTACGTACAGTACAACCATTAGATGTTGAAACTTTAGTAAAATCAACAGAAAAAACAGGTCGTGTGGTTGTCGTTCAAGAAGCTCAAAAACAAGCTGGCGTAGGTGCTAATGTTGTCGCTGAATTATCTGAGCGTGCAATTCTTTCATTAGAAGCACCAATCGGTCGTGTTGCAGCACCAGATACAATTTATCCGTTTACACAAGCCGAAAATGTTTGGTTACCTAACAAAAATGATATTATTGAAAAAGCGAAAGCAACATTAGAATTTTAACGTTTAAAATTTGAGAAGAATTTTTAATGAGAAGTCATTTGCAACACAGTGATGGAGAATGAAATGGTGACGTTTCTTCTCCTAAATGTGTATGCAATGCACTTGTTTATAAAATGATTTATTTAGGAGGAAACAACGTGGCATTTGAATTTA from Staphylococcus lutrae encodes:
- the pdhA gene encoding pyruvate dehydrogenase (acetyl-transferring) E1 component subunit alpha; translated protein: MVTKLNHQFDAEKVLKDTESKFEMVQILDADGNVTNEDLLPDLSDEQLVELMRRMVWTRILDQRSISLNRQGRLGFYAPTAGQEASQLASQFALEKEDFILPGYRDVPQLIWHGLPLTKAFLFSRGHFIGNQMPEGVNALSPQIIIGAQYVQTAGVALGLKKRGKKAVAITYTGDGGSSQGDFYEGINFASAYKVPAIFIIQNNNYAISTPREKQTAAKTLAQKAVAVGIPGIQVDGMDALAVYQATKEARDRAINGEGPTLIETMTYRYGPHTMAGDDPTKYRTSDEDSDWEKKDPLVRFRKFLENKGLWSEEKENEVIEQAKKEIKAAIKETDGTEKQTVTALMGIMYEEMPANLKEQYEIYKEKESK
- a CDS encoding alpha-ketoacid dehydrogenase subunit beta is translated as MAQMTMVQAINNALATELKNDENTLLFGEDVGVNGGVFRVTEGLQKEFGEDRVFDTPLAESGIGGLALGLATQGYRPIMEIQFLGFVFEVFDSVAGQIARHRFRSGASKTAPITIRTPFGGGVHTPELHADNLEGILAQSPGLKVVIPSGPYDAKGLLIESIRSNDPVVYLEHMKLYRSFREEVPEEAYTIEIGKANVKREGTDLTIISYGAMVQESLKAAEELEKDGYSVEVIDLRTVQPLDVETLVKSTEKTGRVVVVQEAQKQAGVGANVVAELSERAILSLEAPIGRVAAPDTIYPFTQAENVWLPNKNDIIEKAKATLEF